A genomic region of Pseudoalteromonas piscicida contains the following coding sequences:
- the rlmKL gene encoding bifunctional 23S rRNA (guanine(2069)-N(7))-methyltransferase RlmK/23S rRNA (guanine(2445)-N(2))-methyltransferase RlmL: MQFIALTSIGVEQLLVEELTEFGFEINKQTVGSVKFTGANLDVQKFCMMTRFATRVMLLIDDKPEVNDKDSLYKFVRFQAWQDWFSPKQTFAVEFNGTNNALKNTQFSGLVVKDGIVDYFNDLFEQRPDVDKQTPDIRIIAKLSKQGCALYIDFSGPRLSDRGYRDKQGKAPIREHLAAALVKRSGWLEDTNKPLFDPCCGSGTLLIEAASMALGLPTNLNKDFAFKRLPSFRESKFTELKAQLNVQPEQKSLWLIGSDIDERVLSIAERNAKRAGVESHIKFKFEDANQLSLAAKRPGTVLSNLPYGERLGGMAEIITLYRNMGIAFKKHYKDWNLALLASEESLLKVLKLARKKSYKFKNGPLDVLLNLYEMNEMQVQQNKQSSGLNFEGSTAFGNRLKKNLQGLKSRLKKEDINAYRVYDADIPEYNVAVDVYNDNAVIFEYKAPKEIDDSVAQKRLQDVITLTAEQLNIDPLNIAVKVRKRQKGQEQYKALDKQNRTEVVEEYGAKFKVNLFDYLDTGLFLDHRLARKFIQQHSKDKRVLNLFAYTGSASVHAAVGGAKSVTTVDMSKTYLKWAEENFELNGLKNPRFRFEQADCLKWLERAVGQYDLIFLDPPTFSNSKRMSDAFDVQRDHLKLFGWVKKILAPNGVLLFSNNKRGFKIDEMGLAALGLTAEEYSSQTLSLDFKRNKQIHNSWLIRHD; this comes from the coding sequence TTGCAATTTATCGCATTGACATCTATTGGTGTAGAGCAGTTACTGGTTGAAGAATTAACCGAGTTTGGTTTTGAAATAAACAAGCAAACCGTTGGTTCAGTTAAGTTCACAGGCGCTAATCTAGACGTACAAAAGTTCTGTATGATGACACGATTTGCAACGCGCGTGATGTTGCTTATCGATGACAAACCAGAAGTGAATGACAAAGATTCTCTCTACAAGTTTGTTCGTTTTCAGGCATGGCAAGATTGGTTTAGCCCAAAGCAGACCTTTGCAGTAGAGTTTAATGGTACGAATAATGCGCTTAAAAATACGCAATTCTCTGGCCTGGTGGTTAAGGATGGGATCGTTGACTACTTCAATGACCTGTTTGAACAACGTCCAGATGTTGACAAACAGACACCGGATATTCGCATCATAGCGAAATTATCTAAGCAAGGCTGTGCGCTATATATCGATTTCTCGGGACCTCGCTTATCTGATAGAGGCTATCGTGACAAACAAGGTAAAGCGCCAATTCGTGAACATTTAGCGGCAGCGCTGGTTAAACGTAGCGGCTGGCTTGAAGATACTAATAAGCCGCTTTTTGACCCCTGCTGTGGTTCTGGCACGTTATTAATTGAAGCGGCATCTATGGCGCTTGGCTTACCGACTAACCTTAATAAAGATTTTGCCTTTAAACGCCTGCCGAGTTTTCGTGAAAGTAAGTTCACCGAGCTTAAAGCACAATTAAATGTACAACCAGAGCAAAAGAGCTTATGGCTGATCGGTAGTGATATCGATGAACGTGTGCTGTCAATTGCTGAGCGTAATGCTAAGCGCGCAGGCGTTGAGTCACATATTAAGTTTAAGTTTGAAGATGCCAATCAGCTTAGCCTTGCTGCTAAACGTCCTGGCACTGTGCTGAGTAACTTGCCTTATGGTGAACGTCTAGGTGGTATGGCTGAAATTATTACGCTATATCGCAATATGGGTATCGCCTTTAAAAAGCACTACAAAGACTGGAATTTGGCGTTACTTGCGAGTGAAGAAAGCCTATTAAAAGTGCTAAAACTAGCGCGTAAAAAGTCTTATAAATTCAAAAATGGTCCGCTCGACGTGCTACTTAACCTGTATGAAATGAATGAAATGCAGGTACAGCAAAATAAACAGAGCAGTGGGCTTAATTTTGAAGGCTCGACTGCGTTTGGCAACCGCTTGAAGAAAAACCTACAAGGCTTAAAATCTCGGCTGAAAAAAGAAGACATTAACGCGTATCGTGTTTATGACGCAGATATCCCTGAGTACAATGTTGCGGTTGATGTATATAACGATAACGCAGTCATCTTTGAATACAAAGCGCCAAAAGAAATTGACGATAGCGTTGCGCAAAAACGTTTGCAAGACGTGATCACACTGACCGCCGAGCAGCTTAATATCGACCCGCTAAACATCGCGGTAAAAGTAAGAAAGCGCCAAAAAGGTCAAGAGCAATACAAGGCCCTAGACAAGCAAAACCGCACTGAGGTAGTGGAAGAGTACGGTGCTAAGTTTAAGGTTAACCTATTTGATTATCTTGATACAGGTCTATTCCTTGACCACCGCTTAGCCCGCAAGTTTATTCAGCAACATTCGAAAGATAAGCGGGTGTTGAATCTATTTGCATACACAGGTAGTGCTTCTGTGCACGCCGCAGTTGGCGGTGCTAAATCTGTTACCACGGTAGATATGTCAAAGACCTATCTAAAATGGGCTGAAGAAAACTTTGAGCTAAATGGTTTGAAGAATCCACGTTTCAGATTTGAGCAAGCGGATTGCTTAAAATGGCTTGAAAGAGCAGTTGGTCAATATGATTTGATATTCTTAGACCCACCAACATTCTCTAACTCTAAACGTATGTCTGACGCATTTGACGTACAAAGAGATCATTTAAAACTATTTGGTTGGGTAAAGAAGATATTAGCACCGAATGGTGTATTGCTGTTTTCTAACAACAAACGCGGATTTAAAATCGATGAAATGGGACTTGCGGCACTTGGCCTAACTGCTGAGGAATACTCATCGCAAACCTTGTCTTTGGATTTTAAACGTAACAAGCAAATTCACAACAGCTGGTTGATCCGTCATGATTAA
- a CDS encoding DNA internalization-related competence protein ComEC/Rec2 — protein MQLPSTWILICFGIILGCFSAVFLLDNWRLAAISIFLYFMGRYSKLFCPILAGFILGISIVLSHYFVFYQLKIPEIWQSQLVTASGKVIDVDNSVIGEALKVQLEQVDGYQFARWRTVNAKLYRNSSTPMLRVGDHIKFTVKLKRYRSRVNIGLFNAELHAFRKHMYFKGSIKTINSLVKDTTWRDNYRLFIDKKFNGLNYAWLYYILLTGDTSKVDFENKTQFRSLGLSHLLAISGLHIGMVFAIAFLLIKVVLYCIPVIISQAANLHQWCLVFALLLCFGYVILCGYSVSATRALIMAMVWVACYLFAVRLKALQVLTAALTIVLVVDPFSLLNPGLYYSFFAVAIIVTLVTKVGRGLGAKLLALIKLQLALFICLLPLNLYFFSGASIISLVANIIVIPLISVVVFPLLLLHVTALHAIDWQLPLHLVDSGLVVLFELLQSAPLTWVDIPSVSSMFLITSYLSALLLFLFRNYFGLLPILIFLVQYLFRASPLWQVDVFDVGHGTAVLVSRNNKGLLYDVGAKYFGYFSMFEFVIKPYLLNNRITLQDTIISHNDGDHNGGVDDLIAFDGGKSLQRFHRASAADSCVLGTHQFQGLDISVIWPQEMSNNDNNNSCVVSISDGQFTLLLPGDIEKVTETKLLNLEKDALKADILLVPHHGSGSSSSEQFIQAVDPDIAIFSRAFYSPWKIPNEKVIERYQRVGSTLLDTALDGHIKISIFAQEITVERAREVENYWFLR, from the coding sequence TTGCAGCTGCCATCTACTTGGATTCTGATATGTTTTGGAATAATTCTGGGTTGCTTCAGTGCGGTATTTCTTCTCGACAATTGGCGATTAGCCGCAATAAGCATATTCCTCTACTTCATGGGCCGCTATTCTAAGCTTTTTTGTCCTATATTGGCAGGATTTATTTTAGGGATTTCCATTGTTCTTAGTCATTACTTTGTTTTTTATCAGCTAAAAATACCAGAAATTTGGCAATCGCAGCTTGTTACTGCTTCGGGTAAAGTTATTGACGTTGATAATTCTGTGATTGGTGAAGCGTTAAAGGTACAGCTAGAGCAAGTTGACGGCTACCAGTTTGCGCGTTGGCGTACTGTAAATGCAAAACTCTATCGTAACTCATCAACGCCTATGTTGCGTGTCGGTGACCACATTAAATTTACGGTAAAACTTAAACGTTATCGTAGCCGAGTTAATATCGGACTTTTTAACGCTGAATTGCACGCGTTTAGAAAACATATGTATTTCAAGGGCAGCATCAAAACAATCAATTCGCTAGTGAAGGACACTACGTGGCGAGATAATTACCGCTTATTCATAGATAAAAAGTTCAATGGGCTCAACTATGCTTGGCTGTATTATATTTTATTAACAGGCGATACAAGCAAAGTCGACTTCGAAAACAAAACACAATTTAGAAGTCTTGGTTTGAGCCATCTGCTAGCGATTTCAGGGCTTCATATCGGAATGGTATTTGCCATCGCGTTTTTGCTGATAAAAGTCGTGCTGTATTGTATCCCGGTAATAATTTCCCAAGCAGCTAACTTACATCAATGGTGTTTGGTTTTTGCGTTACTCTTGTGTTTTGGTTACGTTATTCTCTGCGGCTACAGTGTATCGGCGACTCGAGCTTTGATCATGGCAATGGTATGGGTTGCATGTTACCTCTTTGCCGTGCGCCTTAAAGCACTTCAGGTGTTAACGGCTGCGTTGACAATCGTCTTAGTGGTAGACCCGTTTTCACTACTCAATCCTGGTTTATATTATTCCTTTTTTGCGGTAGCTATTATCGTAACGTTAGTGACAAAAGTTGGCCGAGGTTTAGGTGCGAAACTGCTTGCGTTAATTAAGTTGCAGCTTGCGTTATTTATCTGTCTGTTGCCACTCAACCTCTATTTCTTTTCCGGTGCGAGCATCATTTCATTGGTTGCAAATATCATAGTGATCCCATTGATTTCTGTTGTGGTATTTCCGCTACTACTGCTTCATGTTACTGCGTTGCACGCTATTGATTGGCAACTTCCACTTCATCTAGTTGATAGTGGGTTAGTGGTTCTGTTTGAGCTGTTGCAAAGCGCTCCACTAACTTGGGTGGATATACCCAGCGTTTCGTCCATGTTTCTAATAACCAGCTACTTAAGTGCTTTGCTGCTGTTTTTATTCAGAAATTATTTTGGTTTATTACCTATATTAATTTTCCTCGTTCAGTATCTATTTCGAGCCTCTCCGCTATGGCAAGTCGATGTTTTTGACGTCGGTCACGGAACCGCTGTGTTAGTTTCTCGTAATAACAAAGGGCTGCTCTATGATGTGGGGGCCAAGTATTTTGGCTATTTTTCGATGTTTGAGTTTGTGATCAAACCCTATCTTTTGAATAATCGAATTACGCTACAAGATACCATCATTAGTCATAACGATGGTGACCATAATGGTGGCGTTGACGACCTCATAGCTTTTGACGGCGGGAAATCGTTACAGCGTTTTCACCGAGCAAGTGCTGCTGATAGCTGTGTGCTTGGAACACATCAATTTCAAGGGCTAGACATATCAGTGATCTGGCCTCAAGAAATGTCGAACAATGACAACAATAATTCTTGTGTAGTTAGTATCTCTGATGGGCAGTTTACGCTTTTATTACCAGGAGATATTGAGAAAGTCACTGAAACTAAGTTACTTAACCTCGAAAAAGATGCACTCAAGGCCGATATATTACTGGTTCCACACCATGGTAGTGGCAGCTCTTCGAGCGAGCAGTTTATTCAAGCGGTTGACCCAGATATTGCGATATTTTCTCGTGCCTTTTATTCGCCTTGGAAAATTCCCAATGAGAAAGTGATTGAAAGATACCAAAGAGTAGGGAGCACACTATTGGATACCGCCTTAGATGGCCATATAAAGATCTCAATTTTTGCTCAAGAAATTACAGTTGAACGAGCTCGGGAAGTGGAAAATTACTGGTTTCTCAGATAA
- a CDS encoding DUF2062 domain-containing protein, with the protein MAKKTIQRFLPDHNKIKQQKSLKIFGKLLHDANLWHLNRRSARGAFSVGLFFAFIPVPFQMVLAAALAIPFRVNLPLSIALVWITNPLTMPPIFYCSYLVGVFALGQEQQPFHFEASWEWLAQSLTTIGPAFIVGSLICATLAAIIGFFGIDYLWRRSVNKAWQSRGQG; encoded by the coding sequence ATGGCGAAAAAAACGATTCAACGCTTTTTACCTGATCATAATAAAATCAAACAACAGAAATCATTAAAAATCTTTGGTAAGTTACTGCATGATGCCAACCTCTGGCATTTAAACCGGCGCTCAGCACGTGGCGCATTCTCGGTGGGGCTATTTTTCGCATTCATCCCTGTTCCTTTTCAAATGGTATTGGCAGCAGCACTAGCGATTCCATTTCGCGTTAACTTGCCTTTGTCTATTGCTCTCGTGTGGATCACCAATCCACTCACGATGCCGCCGATATTTTATTGCTCATACTTAGTCGGTGTATTTGCCCTTGGCCAAGAACAACAGCCATTCCATTTTGAGGCGAGTTGGGAATGGCTTGCACAAAGCCTAACAACGATTGGGCCTGCATTTATCGTCGGCTCTTTGATCTGCGCAACACTTGCCGCTATTATCGGCTTTTTCGGTATCGATTACCTATGGCGACGTTCAGTGAATAAAGCGTGGCAAAGTCGCGGCCAAGGCTAA
- a CDS encoding glutaredoxin family protein produces MIKCTLFHTDGCHLCEEALAMLIQFLPEAEIELVDIVDSEETMTEYQYRIPVIKKGETGQELGWPFTQQQLQEFIE; encoded by the coding sequence ATGATTAAATGTACCTTATTCCACACCGATGGTTGTCATCTTTGTGAAGAAGCGTTGGCGATGTTAATTCAATTTTTGCCTGAAGCCGAAATTGAACTAGTCGATATCGTCGATAGCGAAGAGACGATGACGGAATATCAATATAGAATCCCTGTGATTAAAAAAGGCGAGACAGGTCAGGAACTTGGCTGGCCTTTTACTCAACAACAACTACAAGAATTTATAGAATAA
- the msbA gene encoding lipid A export permease/ATP-binding protein MsbA, with protein MQPTDKQIYARLFSYVKDFKLAAIFSVIGMIGYAAMDASFVALMDPFIDEGLTAGNRDVLKLAPFVVIALVIGRGIFNYMASYCLSYVGSQVVRALRQQLFEHMLYLPVSFHDQHSNGELISKITFDTEQVQQAVTKALQVLIREGAFVFFLLITMFYASWQLSLIFLVVVPIVAVIVTVVSKRFKKISKNIQDAMGEVTKSSEQMMAGHKVIHGFGGQDKTISHFAKVNNHNRQQRVKMDATKALSVSIIQIIAASAMAVILAIVAMPSMVDKISSGTFVTLITSMMMMLRPLKQLANVNSDLQRGISAAKSVFAVIDLEKEKDTGTQSLSRAQGNLQVKDLTFTYPSKNDPVIESLNLEIKAGQSIALVGRSGSGKSTISNLLPRYYDIEAGSIELDGTNINDYQLADLRAQFSIVSQQVVLFNDTIANNIMYSLKQPLSQEALEKVVKQAHVWEFVKDLPEGLNTVVGENGVMLSGGQRQRIAIARAIVKDAPILILDEATSALDTESERLIQQALEELMADKTTIVIAHRLSTIERCDCIYVLDKGKIIEQGKHAELVAQEGVYHALCKMQFGEQ; from the coding sequence ATGCAACCAACCGACAAGCAGATTTACGCTAGATTATTTAGCTATGTAAAAGACTTTAAACTCGCTGCCATATTTTCAGTAATTGGCATGATAGGGTACGCTGCGATGGACGCTTCGTTCGTTGCGCTAATGGATCCGTTTATCGATGAGGGCCTTACTGCAGGGAATCGCGATGTACTAAAACTGGCTCCCTTTGTTGTCATCGCGTTAGTTATTGGACGCGGTATCTTTAACTATATGGCATCGTATTGCTTGTCTTATGTTGGGTCTCAGGTTGTGCGTGCTTTGCGTCAGCAACTATTTGAACATATGTTGTATCTACCAGTGTCGTTTCATGATCAACATTCTAATGGAGAATTGATATCAAAAATCACTTTTGATACTGAGCAGGTACAGCAAGCCGTCACTAAGGCGCTTCAAGTGCTGATCCGTGAAGGTGCATTTGTATTTTTCTTACTTATCACGATGTTTTATGCAAGTTGGCAGCTATCGCTCATTTTCTTAGTTGTGGTACCAATCGTGGCGGTGATAGTTACTGTGGTGTCTAAGCGTTTTAAGAAAATCTCCAAGAATATTCAAGATGCGATGGGAGAAGTGACGAAAAGCTCTGAGCAAATGATGGCGGGTCATAAAGTTATTCATGGCTTTGGTGGTCAAGATAAAACCATCTCTCACTTTGCTAAAGTTAATAATCATAATCGCCAGCAACGCGTAAAAATGGACGCGACTAAAGCGCTGAGCGTGTCTATCATCCAAATTATAGCGGCGAGCGCAATGGCGGTGATACTCGCGATTGTCGCAATGCCTTCTATGGTAGATAAAATTTCATCGGGCACCTTTGTCACTTTGATCACCTCTATGATGATGATGCTGCGTCCTTTAAAACAACTTGCCAATGTGAATAGTGACCTGCAACGCGGGATCTCTGCGGCGAAAAGTGTGTTTGCGGTGATTGATCTTGAAAAAGAAAAGGACACTGGCACTCAGTCTTTATCTCGTGCTCAAGGTAACCTACAAGTCAAAGACTTAACCTTTACTTATCCATCTAAAAACGATCCGGTAATTGAGTCATTAAACCTTGAAATCAAAGCCGGGCAGAGTATTGCGTTGGTTGGTAGAAGTGGCTCAGGAAAATCAACGATTTCTAATCTATTACCGCGTTACTATGATATTGAAGCGGGCAGTATTGAGTTAGACGGCACGAACATAAATGATTACCAGCTTGCGGATTTACGCGCGCAGTTTTCCATCGTGTCGCAGCAAGTGGTGCTGTTTAATGACACCATTGCAAACAATATAATGTACTCGTTAAAGCAGCCATTATCGCAAGAAGCCTTAGAAAAAGTCGTAAAACAAGCTCACGTCTGGGAGTTTGTTAAAGATCTTCCTGAGGGCCTAAATACTGTTGTTGGTGAAAATGGTGTGATGCTTTCTGGCGGACAACGGCAACGTATCGCCATCGCGCGTGCTATTGTGAAAGATGCACCTATCCTTATTTTAGATGAAGCCACATCAGCGTTAGACACAGAATCTGAGCGTTTGATCCAACAAGCGTTAGAAGAGCTGATGGCCGACAAAACAACCATAGTAATTGCCCATCGGTTATCGACAATCGAGCGTTGCGACTGCATCTATGTGCTAGATAAAGGCAAGATCATTGAACAAGGCAAGCATGCTGAATTGGTCGCGCAGGAAGGGGTTTATCATGCACTTTGCAAAATGCAGTTTGGTGAGCAATAA
- a CDS encoding ATP-binding cassette ATPase Uup encodes MDLIRIAKAQLAFGSHPILDQADAVIESGERVCIVGRNGAGKSTLLKVLDDQVQLDDGEINRVGGLKVSRLEQDPPKGANGSVFDYVANGLPDVAELLIEFHEVSEKLQTSQSDKLMTSLERLTQRLESEDAWRFESRIKQVLSQLQLDANMRLEELSGGWLRKVALAKALVSDPDLLLLDEPTNHLDMQSVIWLEQFLKEFKGGIVFISHDRAFIRAMATRILDLDRGKLVSYPGDYAQYLEQKAHDLKVEEQQNALFDKKLAEEETWIRQGIKARRTRNEGRVRALKALRVERKQRIEQQGKTDFNIETADRSGKLVFEAKHLDKAFQEKCIVKDFSTLVMRGDRIGLVGPNGAGKTTLLKMLFGDIKPDAGSVKQGVNLEVAYFDQYREKLDEEATVQDNVAEGKQEVMMGGRSRHVLGYLQDFLFPPARARTPVKALSGGEKNRLLLAKLFLKPSNIIVLDEPTNDLDIETLELLEEILNQYQGTVLVVSHDREFIDNTCGSVWAFEGEGLVTEIVGGYSDFELYQQRREQQKKEAQKVHQEKQQQAETKKAAAPARSNKLSYKLKLELESLPSKVEELEEAVNKQQALVSDPDFFKQDQETTHKALNHLTELESKLEAAFERWEELEALQNQQ; translated from the coding sequence ATGGATCTCATTCGAATTGCTAAAGCCCAACTGGCTTTTGGCTCACACCCTATACTTGATCAAGCTGATGCCGTTATTGAATCAGGCGAGCGCGTTTGTATTGTGGGCCGAAATGGTGCCGGTAAATCAACGTTACTGAAAGTACTTGATGATCAAGTTCAACTTGATGATGGTGAAATCAACCGTGTTGGTGGATTAAAAGTTTCAAGGCTAGAACAAGACCCACCAAAGGGCGCAAATGGGTCGGTCTTTGATTATGTTGCGAACGGTTTACCTGATGTTGCTGAGCTGCTCATTGAATTTCATGAAGTCAGTGAAAAACTACAAACCAGCCAGTCAGATAAACTGATGACCTCGCTTGAGCGCCTGACTCAGCGATTGGAAAGCGAAGATGCGTGGCGTTTTGAGTCACGGATCAAGCAAGTGCTTAGCCAGTTGCAATTAGATGCGAATATGCGCCTAGAAGAACTCTCAGGTGGCTGGCTACGCAAAGTCGCGCTGGCCAAAGCGTTGGTGAGCGATCCAGACTTGCTGCTACTCGACGAGCCGACTAACCACCTTGATATGCAAAGTGTTATCTGGCTTGAGCAATTCCTGAAAGAGTTTAAAGGGGGGATCGTGTTTATCTCTCACGACCGTGCCTTTATTCGCGCAATGGCGACTCGAATTTTAGATTTAGACCGTGGCAAGTTGGTTTCATACCCTGGAGATTATGCGCAATATCTAGAACAAAAAGCCCATGATTTAAAAGTGGAAGAGCAACAGAATGCCTTGTTTGATAAAAAGCTTGCCGAAGAAGAAACCTGGATAAGACAAGGGATCAAGGCTCGTCGAACCCGTAACGAAGGGCGTGTGCGAGCACTAAAAGCGCTCCGTGTTGAGCGTAAGCAACGCATCGAGCAGCAAGGTAAGACAGACTTTAACATCGAGACCGCGGATCGTTCCGGTAAGCTGGTCTTTGAAGCGAAACATTTAGACAAAGCATTCCAAGAAAAATGCATTGTGAAGGACTTTTCAACGCTGGTGATGCGTGGTGACCGTATTGGCTTGGTCGGTCCTAACGGAGCGGGTAAAACCACGCTGTTAAAAATGCTTTTTGGTGATATTAAACCTGATGCAGGCAGCGTAAAACAAGGCGTAAACCTAGAAGTTGCGTACTTCGACCAATACCGTGAAAAATTGGATGAAGAAGCAACTGTGCAGGATAATGTCGCAGAAGGTAAGCAAGAAGTGATGATGGGCGGACGCTCGCGTCATGTGCTTGGCTATCTGCAAGACTTTTTATTTCCACCTGCGAGAGCACGAACCCCTGTAAAGGCATTATCGGGCGGTGAAAAAAACCGCTTATTACTTGCTAAACTCTTCCTTAAGCCTTCAAATATTATTGTGCTGGACGAGCCGACCAATGACTTGGATATTGAGACGCTCGAGTTACTTGAAGAAATCTTAAACCAATACCAAGGCACGGTGCTGGTCGTCAGCCACGACCGAGAGTTTATCGATAATACTTGTGGCAGTGTTTGGGCGTTCGAGGGCGAAGGCCTGGTGACAGAAATTGTTGGCGGTTATAGTGACTTTGAGCTGTATCAGCAAAGACGAGAGCAGCAAAAGAAAGAAGCACAAAAGGTTCATCAAGAAAAACAGCAACAAGCCGAGACTAAAAAGGCAGCTGCGCCTGCTCGTTCAAATAAACTGAGTTACAAATTAAAACTTGAATTAGAGTCGTTGCCCAGTAAAGTAGAGGAACTTGAAGAGGCAGTGAACAAACAACAAGCACTGGTCAGCGATCCAGACTTCTTTAAACAAGATCAAGAAACGACCCACAAGGCATTGAACCATTTGACTGAGCTAGAGTCGAAGCTGGAAGCCGCGTTTGAACGCTGGGAAGAACTAGAAGCATTACAGAATCAGCAGTAA
- a CDS encoding DUF3466 family protein encodes MKFKLLAASVAVALSQQAAAATYQLTELPRHDNSKYSYVSDANEAGDVIGHASNLFGVKIDVSYIDFDDSTLKNYYDSTKKQYELIEEEITFTLEDIQNNNAANTNAQAHAFMLSYVMNSSRVASQEYQRIERAISLTYNNNTAEEFVVFDEQSPDYEGLTRSVTNYLTSIAEDGTIVGWGSAPFKKITFTPEGETEEETYFVRDWRNKGILVTPAGEKIRLEPAFTEYGGLSLATDIKQTADGGYIVVGQSSTSLSQRATENIEDSCDGVDEPVDVCIQRLTSPYHTRAYKWTFDNDFNLVSSTDLGLGFTPDEDDDRAYSSLALATNVDGLTVGDSYARRKSDDKVLPYQQAVYFTNNEIKRIKEVESYIEYSQAVDVNDNGIIVGMFGRSSNGSRDYDSTGFYFNANTAEFKEMPAYFEGSATAITDINNNGFVVGQGVTEKSGSNRRREAFLYEIGAEKLVNINSLLPCKNDSFPYTIAEAVKITDDNKIYAIATKTVERRNTLGEIEKDSKGETEYESVSLPVLLTPISGEPENCTPPEAETYERQSASWSWLSLLALPLVALRRRRKA; translated from the coding sequence ATGAAATTTAAACTTTTAGCCGCGAGTGTCGCCGTAGCCCTTTCACAACAGGCGGCCGCTGCCACCTATCAGTTAACTGAATTACCAAGACATGATAATAGCAAATATAGCTACGTGTCGGATGCCAATGAAGCTGGAGACGTGATTGGTCACGCTTCCAATTTATTTGGTGTAAAGATTGATGTGTCGTATATCGACTTCGATGATTCAACACTCAAAAATTATTACGACAGTACAAAAAAGCAGTACGAGCTGATCGAAGAAGAAATCACCTTCACACTAGAAGATATTCAAAACAATAATGCAGCTAATACGAATGCTCAAGCTCATGCATTTATGCTGTCCTATGTTATGAATTCAAGTAGAGTAGCTAGCCAAGAGTATCAAAGAATTGAAAGAGCAATTTCTTTGACATATAACAACAATACTGCAGAAGAGTTTGTGGTATTTGATGAACAATCTCCTGATTACGAAGGACTCACTCGCTCAGTCACTAACTATCTTACAAGCATCGCAGAAGACGGGACAATAGTAGGATGGGGCTCTGCACCTTTTAAAAAGATAACTTTTACTCCTGAGGGTGAAACAGAAGAAGAAACTTATTTTGTACGTGATTGGCGAAATAAAGGTATTTTAGTTACACCTGCTGGAGAGAAAATTAGGTTAGAGCCTGCCTTTACAGAATATGGCGGCCTTTCTCTTGCCACTGATATTAAACAAACCGCTGATGGCGGCTATATTGTTGTGGGACAAAGTTCAACTTCGTTATCGCAAAGAGCAACAGAAAATATAGAAGACAGTTGTGATGGTGTGGATGAACCAGTCGATGTGTGTATTCAAAGATTGACCTCGCCATATCATACTCGAGCCTACAAGTGGACGTTTGATAACGATTTTAACTTAGTCAGTTCAACCGATCTTGGACTTGGTTTTACACCAGATGAAGATGATGATCGAGCCTATTCAAGCTTGGCTTTGGCAACTAATGTGGACGGTCTGACTGTTGGTGACTCTTATGCTCGTAGGAAAAGCGATGATAAAGTACTTCCTTATCAGCAAGCCGTCTACTTTACTAACAATGAAATTAAGCGCATCAAAGAAGTTGAGAGTTATATCGAATACAGCCAAGCGGTTGATGTAAATGATAATGGGATTATTGTTGGTATGTTTGGTCGTTCATCGAATGGCTCAAGAGATTATGACTCAACAGGTTTTTATTTTAATGCGAATACCGCTGAGTTCAAAGAAATGCCTGCATACTTTGAGGGTTCGGCGACAGCAATCACAGATATCAACAATAATGGCTTTGTTGTAGGCCAAGGTGTTACAGAAAAGAGTGGCTCTAACCGTCGTCGCGAAGCGTTTTTATATGAAATTGGTGCAGAAAAACTAGTGAATATAAACTCACTTCTTCCTTGTAAGAACGATTCTTTCCCTTACACCATTGCAGAAGCTGTGAAGATCACTGATGACAACAAGATATATGCGATTGCGACCAAAACGGTTGAAAGACGCAATACATTGGGTGAAATTGAGAAGGACAGTAAGGGCGAGACTGAGTATGAATCGGTAAGCTTACCTGTTCTACTTACCCCAATTTCTGGTGAGCCTGAAAACTGTACACCACCTGAAGCAGAGACATATGAGCGTCAATCTGCAAGCTGGTCTTGGCTTAGTTTACTCGCGTTACCACTAGTGGCGCTGAGAAGACGTCGTAAAGCCTAA